Proteins encoded together in one Argiope bruennichi chromosome 1, qqArgBrue1.1, whole genome shotgun sequence window:
- the LOC129971109 gene encoding histone acetyltransferase KAT2A-like isoform X1: protein MTSIMSSWKDIDQPSTSSTTAARMKRKRSISQSASTVAERKQTWRNCPINKKYEKLATFIPCRVLDCLCSGMKYPDSINLLSNVSPVNLHFDCASCYHQLLDHVSHLQNYSEEEINGLLDISCDLELTYLRSKKETDSVVKHLYSVLSKILQLCIINVTKPEIEGQIGKPPFESPSFVQIVKNFVLYKSSHLPNDQSEILHKVSNQFLLFIKTIPLENPSSFQLHYPQVDANAYVKLYSRWFCYCYIPTYCKSFGSYDAFRIFGREFLRTVFPYYHEVMLKNKASFEEKLCPKVYLQLFRFLSTFAEEIKNDDSPIWSNDFKTFVQNHSAPLSPPLQQFFANFERSESSNEGVIIESVKTVKDYGKMLGPMTSTENAARDHIAHIEEERGAIQLHIISNSLSKPPDKQCQIWLVELQNLFARQLPEMPKGYIIRFVFDSKHKNLALVESNHVIGGICFRMFPSQGFSEIVFCAVSLDKQVKGYGTHMMNHLKDYHVKHNILHFLTYGDKYAIGYFKKQGFSMDIKLPKEIYTGYIKDYDEAKLMECKLNPKIRYTQLSKILQIQKEVVRNLIARKQSCVQKIYPGLNYFREGLSGIPVENIPGVSEAIKRPEKQIDSNGKDPELLFQKLKKVLQQTKNHSSAYPFLEPVDPEEHPKYYEMIKRPMELRTVSERLMKRYYVTEKLFLADMQQIFDNCKSYNSPESDYHKCACLLEAHFKDMMRTAGLLH from the exons ATGA catCCATTATGTCCTCATGGAAAGACATCGATCAACCATCCACCTCATCAACAACTGCAGCAAGAATGAAAAGAAAGCGATCAATATCTCAGTCAGCTAGCACTGTTGCTGAAAGAAAACAAACTTGGAGAAACTGTCCTAtcaataagaaatatgaaaagcTGGCCACATTTATACCCTGTCGT GTACTTGATTGTCTGTGTAGTGGTATGAAATATCCTGATTCAATAAATCTTCTATCAAATGTTAGTCCAGTGAATCTCCACTTTGACTGTGCATCTTGCTATCATCAATTAT TGGATCATGTATCTCATTTGCAGAATTAttctgaagaagaaataaatggaCTGTTAGATATTAGTTGTGATCTTGAATTAACATATTTGCGTTCTAAAAAGGAAACGGATTCTGTTGTCAAACATCTTTATTCTGTTCTTAGCAAA attctacAGTTGTGTATCATAAATGTAACTAAGCCTGAAATTGAAGGACAGATTGGAAAGCCTCCATTTGAATCTCCCAGCTTTGTTCAG atcgtaaagaattttgttttgtacaaatctAGTCATCTTCCAAATGATCAATCAGAAATTCTACATAAAGTATCAAATCAGTtcctattatttataaaaacaataccTTTGGAAAACCCTAGTTCTTTTCAGCTTCATTATCCACAAGTGGATGCAAATGCTTATGTCAAACTATATAGCAG atggTTTTGTTATTGCTATATTCCGACTTACTGTAAATCCTTTGGAAGTTATGATGCTTTTCGAATATTTGGACGTGAATTTTTACGAACAGTCTTTCCATATTATCATGAAGTTATGCTgaaaaataaagcatcatttGAAGAGAAGTTATGCCCCAAAGTTTATTTGCAGCTCTTTAG gTTTTTATCGACATTtgcagaagaaataaaaaatgacgaTTCTCCTATATGGTCaaatgatttcaaaacttttgtgCAGAATCATTCAGCACCATTATCACCTCCACTGCAacaattttttgctaattttgaaAGAA GTGAATCTTCAAATGAAGGTGTCATCATAGAATCAGTGAAAACTGTCAAAGATTACGGTAAAATGCTTGGTCCCATG ACATCCACTGAAAATGCTGCTAGAGACCACATTGCTCATATTGAAGAAGAGAGGGGCGCTATTCAACTTCATATTATCAGCAATTCTTTATCAAAACCTCCAGACAAGCAGTGTCAAATATGGCTTgtagaattacaaaatttgtttgCTCGTCAGTTGCCAGAGATGCCTAAAGGATATATCATACGATTTGTGTTTGACTC GAAACACAAGAATTTGGCTCTTGTTGAATCTAACCATGTGATTGGTGGAATCTGTTTTCGAATGTTTCCTAGTCAAGGATTCTCAGAAATAGTATTTTGTGCAGTTTCTCTTGATAAACAAGTCAAA GGTTATGGAACCCATATGATGAACCATTTAAAAGATTATCACGTGAAGCATAATATTCTACATTTTCTAACGTATGGAGATAAATATGctattggatattttaaaaaacag ggATTTTCTATGGATATAAAATTGCCGAAGGAAATATATACTGGATATATAAAGGATTATGATGAAGCTAAACTTATGGAGTGCAAACTGAACCCAAAAATCAGATATACTCAGCTTTCTAAAATACTTCAAATTCAAAAAGAA gttgTGCGAAATTTGATTGCAAGGAAACAGAGCTGTGTACAGAAGATTTATCCAGGTTTAAATTACTTCCGAGAAGGCTTAAGTGGAATACCTGTTGAAAATATCCCAGGAGTTT caGAAGCCATTAAGAGACCTGAAAAACAGAT TGATTCCAATGGAAAAGATCCAGAGTtacttttccaaaaattaaaaaaagtattacaacAGACGAAG aatcacAGCTCTGCATATCCGTTTTTGGAACCAGTAGATCCGGAAGAGCAtcctaaatattatgaaatgataaAGCGTCCAATGG
- the LOC129971109 gene encoding histone acetyltransferase KAT2A-like isoform X2: protein MSSWKDIDQPSTSSTTAARMKRKRSISQSASTVAERKQTWRNCPINKKYEKLATFIPCRVLDCLCSGMKYPDSINLLSNVSPVNLHFDCASCYHQLLDHVSHLQNYSEEEINGLLDISCDLELTYLRSKKETDSVVKHLYSVLSKILQLCIINVTKPEIEGQIGKPPFESPSFVQIVKNFVLYKSSHLPNDQSEILHKVSNQFLLFIKTIPLENPSSFQLHYPQVDANAYVKLYSRWFCYCYIPTYCKSFGSYDAFRIFGREFLRTVFPYYHEVMLKNKASFEEKLCPKVYLQLFRFLSTFAEEIKNDDSPIWSNDFKTFVQNHSAPLSPPLQQFFANFERSESSNEGVIIESVKTVKDYGKMLGPMTSTENAARDHIAHIEEERGAIQLHIISNSLSKPPDKQCQIWLVELQNLFARQLPEMPKGYIIRFVFDSKHKNLALVESNHVIGGICFRMFPSQGFSEIVFCAVSLDKQVKGYGTHMMNHLKDYHVKHNILHFLTYGDKYAIGYFKKQGFSMDIKLPKEIYTGYIKDYDEAKLMECKLNPKIRYTQLSKILQIQKEVVRNLIARKQSCVQKIYPGLNYFREGLSGIPVENIPGVSEAIKRPEKQIDSNGKDPELLFQKLKKVLQQTKNHSSAYPFLEPVDPEEHPKYYEMIKRPMELRTVSERLMKRYYVTEKLFLADMQQIFDNCKSYNSPESDYHKCACLLEAHFKDMMRTAGLLH, encoded by the exons ATGTCCTCATGGAAAGACATCGATCAACCATCCACCTCATCAACAACTGCAGCAAGAATGAAAAGAAAGCGATCAATATCTCAGTCAGCTAGCACTGTTGCTGAAAGAAAACAAACTTGGAGAAACTGTCCTAtcaataagaaatatgaaaagcTGGCCACATTTATACCCTGTCGT GTACTTGATTGTCTGTGTAGTGGTATGAAATATCCTGATTCAATAAATCTTCTATCAAATGTTAGTCCAGTGAATCTCCACTTTGACTGTGCATCTTGCTATCATCAATTAT TGGATCATGTATCTCATTTGCAGAATTAttctgaagaagaaataaatggaCTGTTAGATATTAGTTGTGATCTTGAATTAACATATTTGCGTTCTAAAAAGGAAACGGATTCTGTTGTCAAACATCTTTATTCTGTTCTTAGCAAA attctacAGTTGTGTATCATAAATGTAACTAAGCCTGAAATTGAAGGACAGATTGGAAAGCCTCCATTTGAATCTCCCAGCTTTGTTCAG atcgtaaagaattttgttttgtacaaatctAGTCATCTTCCAAATGATCAATCAGAAATTCTACATAAAGTATCAAATCAGTtcctattatttataaaaacaataccTTTGGAAAACCCTAGTTCTTTTCAGCTTCATTATCCACAAGTGGATGCAAATGCTTATGTCAAACTATATAGCAG atggTTTTGTTATTGCTATATTCCGACTTACTGTAAATCCTTTGGAAGTTATGATGCTTTTCGAATATTTGGACGTGAATTTTTACGAACAGTCTTTCCATATTATCATGAAGTTATGCTgaaaaataaagcatcatttGAAGAGAAGTTATGCCCCAAAGTTTATTTGCAGCTCTTTAG gTTTTTATCGACATTtgcagaagaaataaaaaatgacgaTTCTCCTATATGGTCaaatgatttcaaaacttttgtgCAGAATCATTCAGCACCATTATCACCTCCACTGCAacaattttttgctaattttgaaAGAA GTGAATCTTCAAATGAAGGTGTCATCATAGAATCAGTGAAAACTGTCAAAGATTACGGTAAAATGCTTGGTCCCATG ACATCCACTGAAAATGCTGCTAGAGACCACATTGCTCATATTGAAGAAGAGAGGGGCGCTATTCAACTTCATATTATCAGCAATTCTTTATCAAAACCTCCAGACAAGCAGTGTCAAATATGGCTTgtagaattacaaaatttgtttgCTCGTCAGTTGCCAGAGATGCCTAAAGGATATATCATACGATTTGTGTTTGACTC GAAACACAAGAATTTGGCTCTTGTTGAATCTAACCATGTGATTGGTGGAATCTGTTTTCGAATGTTTCCTAGTCAAGGATTCTCAGAAATAGTATTTTGTGCAGTTTCTCTTGATAAACAAGTCAAA GGTTATGGAACCCATATGATGAACCATTTAAAAGATTATCACGTGAAGCATAATATTCTACATTTTCTAACGTATGGAGATAAATATGctattggatattttaaaaaacag ggATTTTCTATGGATATAAAATTGCCGAAGGAAATATATACTGGATATATAAAGGATTATGATGAAGCTAAACTTATGGAGTGCAAACTGAACCCAAAAATCAGATATACTCAGCTTTCTAAAATACTTCAAATTCAAAAAGAA gttgTGCGAAATTTGATTGCAAGGAAACAGAGCTGTGTACAGAAGATTTATCCAGGTTTAAATTACTTCCGAGAAGGCTTAAGTGGAATACCTGTTGAAAATATCCCAGGAGTTT caGAAGCCATTAAGAGACCTGAAAAACAGAT TGATTCCAATGGAAAAGATCCAGAGTtacttttccaaaaattaaaaaaagtattacaacAGACGAAG aatcacAGCTCTGCATATCCGTTTTTGGAACCAGTAGATCCGGAAGAGCAtcctaaatattatgaaatgataaAGCGTCCAATGG